A section of the Acomys russatus chromosome 10, mAcoRus1.1, whole genome shotgun sequence genome encodes:
- the Samd9 gene encoding sterile alpha motif domain-containing protein 9 — protein MAETLNLPKTTDDWTKEDVNLWLKSHKIDQKHREILMAQDVSGAVLKFLNKKHLVEMGITHGPAIQIEELFKKLQKTSSKHLTQTTKTTKDSKNIPKTQTEGRETSKQSQRGEENSPKAGASAVSPKAQGSKSENSELMGDKTELQDKQSSPGPTCTPYPFNEFSNPYRYKLHFILQPETGPLNLIDPVHEFKALTNTDTATEEDIKMKFSNETFRFASACMNTRTNGTIHFGVQDKPQGKIVGVELIRVTKDALIDHFNVMISQYFEVHQVQQAKKCIREPRFVEVLLPSSAPSNRFVIEVDVIPLHSECREDYFQIRMQHRKNQMWQRSSNSSVFVRDGPKSKDIIGSKADFKTFKLDLKAMADSRKEAENKCKVKPSGSSSEGQKLVDLLTGNKDLLDNSYYEWYVLVTNKCHPDQTKHLDFLKEIKWFAVLEFDPESESNGVVKAFKGSRVANLHFPSQFIEEKSTLNEKISSLNLYQQPSWVFCNGRLDLESDKYKPLDPISWQRERASEVRKLISFLTRDDIMPRGRVLVVFLLLSSVDDPRDPLIETFCAFYQDMKGMENILCICVYPQIYQVWKDLLEARLSRQQNEFSSQSISTLNLAEINGTILKLKSLMQSSKRFLPSVCSSTVLLKKEEEIMTALEILCENECEGTLLEKDKEKLLEFKTSKEEDFYRGGKVSWWNFYFSSENYSSSFVKRDKYAKLEKKIQEWADSSQPVCAKIIHLYHHPGCGGTTLAMHVLWELRKKFRCAVLKNKTEDFSEIGEQVTNLITYGTTNHQEYLPVLLLVDDFEEQDNVYLLQASIQTAVANKHIRYEKPLVIILNCTRSQNPEKSAKNQDSVALVHQLSVKEQRAFELKLTEIKEQHENFEDFYSFMIMKNNFNKEYIVNVVRNILKGQNVTTKEAKLFAFLALLNAYVPDTTISLSQCEDFLGISNKKAFWGPEKFEDKMGTYSTILIKEEVIECGSYCGVRTIHHLIALLSLEELKRSYNLNKSKIVMDMLTENLFYDTGIGKSKFFQDMQTLLLTRQRNEHEGETGNWFSPFIEALHKEEGSDAVKAVLLKATRRFNPNAFICQALARHFYLIEKDFKNALIWAKQARKIEPDNSYISDTLGQVYKNKIRWWLEDNTRNGAISANELTELLDLAVQASDAFKESQQQTEDREYEGMERLYQKSKRRYETYNIAGYQGELEVGLLAIQILQLLPFFDNKNELSKRDMINFISGNCDIPGDLNEFKSALKSFIPYLTNLRSSLKRCFDFFDDYFVLLKPRNNIKQYEEAKNRKKVAGHFKKYVGIFGPLEELQNQNFGSKLSLPLQVERTRRCLEALKADKFSGLLEYLIKSPKDAVGPIEDIVNKYTFLLEQCAIKTQQKEKQNSILASIILSCINPTSKSVKPIKKLKEQLREILHSIGLTYQFSEPYFLASLLFWPENQQLDQDSKQMEKYARSLENSFRGQYKRMYRTKQPIAYFFLGKGNNRNRLIHKGKIDENFEKVSEINSWWHSGKVWEEGKVQDLLVRLQGRAENNYLYIEYGIKEKITIPITPAHLGQLRSGRSIEKVSFYLGFSIGGLLAYDIKIV, from the coding sequence ATGGCAGAGACACTCAACCTTCCAAAAACTACAGATGACTGGACAAAAGAGGATGTAAACCTGTGGTTAAAAAGTCATAAGATTGACCAAAAGCACAGGGAAATCTTGATGGCACAAGATGTGAGCGGAGCAGTCTTAAAGTTCTTAAACAAAAAGCATCTTGTTGAAATGGGCATAACCCATGGGCCAGCTATCCAAATAGAAGAGCTATTCAAAAAATTGCAGAAAACATCCTCAAAACATCTTACTCAGACAACTAAGACGACAAAAGACAGTAAAAATATTCCTAAAACCCAGACAGAAGGTAGAGAAACATCAAAGCAAAGTCAAAGGGGTGAAGAGAACTCACCTAAGGCTGGTGCCTCTGCAGTGAGTCCAAAGGCTCAAGGTTCTAAATCAGAAAACAGTGAGTTGATGGGAGATAAAACAGAGCTACAAGATAAGCAGTCATCTCCAGGACCAACATGCACTCCATACCCTTTCAATGAATTCAGCAATCCATATCGTTACAAGTTACACTTCATCCTACAGCCCGAAACAGGGCCGCTCAATCTTATTGACCCAGTACATGAATTCAAAGCCTTGACAAACACAGACACTGccacagaagaggacattaaGATGAAATTTAGCAATGAGACTTTCCGATTTGCTTCAGCTTGTATGAACACACGTACTAATGGCACTATTCATTTTGGAGTCCAAGACAAACCCCAAGGAAAAATTGTTGGCGTGGAACTCATCAGGGTCACTAAAGATGCCCTAATCGACCACTTCAATGTGATGATAAGCCAGTATTTTGAGGTCCATCAGGTCCAACAAGCAAAGAAGTGCATCCGAGAGCCAAGATTTGTGGAAGTTTTACTGCCAAGCAGTGCTCCATCCAACAGATTTGTCATCGAGGTAGATGTCATCCCACTGCACTCAGAATGCAGAGAAGACTACTTCCAGATCAGAATGCAACATCGTAAGAACCAAATGTGGCAACGAAGTTCAAACTCCTCAGTGTTTGTGCGAGACGGACCCAAAAGTAAGGACATCATAGGGAGTAAAGCTGATTTTAAAACCTTTAAGTTAGACTTAAAAGCAATGGCAGACTCtaggaaagaagcagaaaataaatgcaaagtaaAACCAAGCGGCAGCAGCAGTGAGGGACAAAAGCTGGTTGACCTGTTGACGGGAAATAAAGACCTGTTAGATAACTCATACTACGAGTGGTACGTCCTTGTGACCAATAAATGCCATCCAGATCAAACCAAACACTTAGACTTCCTGAAGGAAATTAAGTGGTTTGCCGTGTTGGAGTTCGACCCCGAGTCTGAGAGCAATGGTGTAGTCAAGGCTTTCAAAGGAAGCCGAGTAGCAAACCTCCACTTTCCAAGccaatttatagaagaaaaatccACCTTAAATGAGAAGATTTCCAGTCTGAATCTTTACCAACAACCTAGTTGGGTTTTCTGCAACGGCAGGTTAGACCTGGAGAGTGACAAATATAAGCCCTTAGATCCAATTTCCTGGCAAAGAGAACGAGCTTCTGAAGTTAGGAAGCTCATTTCCTTTCTCACGCGTGATGACATCATGCCAAGAGGGAgggtgttggtggtgtttttgttaCTGTCCTCTGTGGATGACCCAAGGGACCCCCTTATTGAGACTTTCTGTGCTTTCTATCAAGATATGAAAGGAATGGAAAATAtattgtgtatctgtgtataccCACAGATATATCAGGTATGGAAAGACCTACTTGAAGCAAGACTATCAAGACAGCAAAATGAATTTTCAAGCCAaagcatttctactttaaatcttgCAGAGATAAATGGCACTATTCttaaattaaaatctttaatGCAGTCTTCAAAGCGATTCTTGCCATCTGTTTGCTCATCTACTGTGCTcctgaaaaaggaagaagaaatcatGACTGCCTTGGAAATTCTCTGTGAAAACGAATGTGAAGGCACACTCttggagaaagacaaagagaaattacTTGAATTCAAGACGTCCAAAGAGGAAGATTTCTACAGGGGCGGCAAAGTGTCCTGGTGGAACTTctacttttcttctgaaaactatTCTTCATCATTTGTCAAAAGGGATAAGTAtgcaaaacttgaaaaaaaaattcaagaatggGCAGATTCTTCTCAACCAGTGTGTGCAAAAATTATTCATCTGTATCATCATCCAGGCTGTGGGGGCACTACTTTGGCGATGCATGTTCTCTGGGagctaagaaagaaattcagaTGTGCTGTGCTGAAAAATAAGACGGAGGATTTTTCAGAAATTGGAGAACAGGTAACGAATTTGATCACCTATGGGACAACAAACCATCAAGAGTACTTACCTGTGCTGCTCCTGGTTGATGATTTTGAAGAGCAGGACAACGTTTACCTTCTTCAAGCCTCTATCCAAACAGCTGTTGCTAACAAACACATTAGATATGAGAAGCCTCTAGTGATCATTCTAAATTGTACAAGGTCACAAAATCCTGAGAAAAGTGCAAAGAACCAAGACAGTGTTGCCTTAGTACACCAACTGTCTGTCAAAGAGCAGAGAGCATTTGAGCTTAAATTGACAGAAATCAAAGAACAGCATGAAAACTTtgaagatttttattcttttatgatcATGAAAAACAACTTCAACAAAGAGTACATAGTAAATGTGGTCAGGAACATTCTGAAAGGGCAAAATGTCACCACCAAAGAGGCAAAGCTCTTTGCTTTCCTGGCTCTCCTTAATGCATATGTACCTGACACGACCATTTCCCTCTCACAGTGTGAAGATTTCTTAGGAATCTCCAACAAGAAGGCTTTCTGGGGACCAGAGAAGTTTGAAGACAAGATGGGGACCTACTCTACAATACTAATCAAGGAAGAGGTGATAGAATGTGGTAGCTACTGTGGAGTGCGCACCATTCACCATTTGATTGCCCTTCTGTCACTGGAAGAACTGAAGAGGAGCTACAACCTGAACAAAAGTAAAATTGTGATGGATATGTTAACAGAAAATTTGTTCTATGACACTGGCATAGGAAAAAGCAAATTTTTCCAAGACATGCAAACACTGTTGCTCACAAGACAGCGCAATGAACATGAAGGTGAGACAGGAAACTGGTTCTCCCCATTCATTGAAGCATTACataaagaagaaggaagtgaCGCCGTTAAGGCTGTATTGCTTAAAGCCACCCGGAGGTTCAACCCCAATGCATTCATTTGCCAAGCTTTGGCAAGACATTTCTACCTTATAGAGAAGGACTTTAAAAATGCTCTAATTTGGGCAAAACAAGCAAGAAAGATAGAGCCTGATAATTCTTACATCTCAGACACATTAGGTCAAGTCTACAAAAATAAGATAAGATGGTGGCTAGAGGATAATACAAGAAACGGGGCGATCTCAGCTAATGAGCTAACTGAACTGTTAGACTTAGCGGTGCAGGCATCAGATGCTTTCAAAGAATCTCAACAGCAAACTGAAGACAGGGAATATGAAGGGATGGAAAGGCTGTATCAGAAGTCAAAGAGGAGGTACGAGACTTACAACATAGCTGGTTACCAAGGAGAGTTAGAAGTGGGGTTGTTAGCCATCCAGATCCTCCAGCTCCTTCCCTTTTTCGACAACAAAAATGAACTCTCTAAACGAGATATGATCAACTTTATATCAGGGAATTGTGATATCCCAGGGGATCTAAATGAATTTAAGTCAGCACTCAAGAGTTTTATTCCTTATCTAACTAACCTGCGTTCCTCTTTGAAGAGgtgctttgatttttttgatgATTACTTTGTCCTTCTAAAACCCAGAAACAATATAAAGCAATATGAAGAGGCTAAAAATCGAAAAAAGGTGGCTGGGCACTTTAAGAAGTATGTAGGCATATTTGGTCCCTTGGAAGAATTACAAAATCAAAATTTTGGATCGAAGCTCAGTCTACCACTTCAAGTGGAAAGGACTCGGAGATGCCTAGAAGCTTTAAAGGCAGACAAGTTTTCTGGACTCTTAGAATATCTTATCAAAAGTCCAAAAGATGCTGTAGGCCCCATCGAAGACATCGTGAACAAATACACTTTTCTTCTTGAGCAGTGTGCTATCAAAacccaacaaaaggaaaagcaaaattcCATCCTAGCTAGCATCATCCTCTCTTGTATTAACCCTACCTCCAAATCGGTGAAGCCaattaaaaaactgaaagagCAGCTTCGAGAGATCCTGCACTCAATCGGGCTGACTTACCAATTTTCAGAACCTTATTTCCTAGCTTCTCTTCTATTCTGGCCAGAAAACCAACAACTAGATCAAGATTCTAAACAAATGGAAAAGTATGCTCGCTCACTGGAAAATTCCTTCAGGGGGCAATATAAACGCATGTATCGCACAAAGCAGCCAATTGCATATTTCTTTCTTGGAAAAGGTAACAATAGGAACAGGCTTATCCACAAAGGAAAAATTGATGAAAATTTTGAAAAGGTATCCGAGATTAATTCCTGGTGGCATAGTGGAAAAGTGTGGGAAGAGGGAAAAGTCCAGGACCTTTTAGTTCGGTTACAGGGGCGAGCTGAAAATAATTACTTATACATAGAGTAtggaatcaaagaaaaaatcaCAATACCAATTACACCCGCTCATTTAGGTCAACTTAGAAGTGGGAGAAGCATAGAAAAGGTGTCTTTTTATCTAGGGTTTTCCATTGGAGGTCTTCTTGCTTATGACATTAAGATTGTTTAA